In Candidatus Binatia bacterium, a single genomic region encodes these proteins:
- a CDS encoding class I SAM-dependent methyltransferase, whose translation MMHHRSVRFLALLSLVVLPSTTGSGEAIPFVPSPMIVVDRMLQLAEVRKDDVIYDLGCGDGRILITAAKRYGARGVGVDMNPLLVDEARRKAAEEGVSHLVEFRAGDGLQVDISAATVVTLYMYKWFNNEMRPKLQRLKPGSRVVAHDYDIDDWKPTKIETVDVSADPSSSEYHGTRTLYLWKVEAQPAAP comes from the coding sequence ATGATGCACCATCGATCGGTACGATTTCTTGCGCTTCTTTCGCTCGTTGTCTTGCCATCGACGACCGGGTCCGGCGAAGCGATTCCGTTCGTCCCCTCGCCCATGATCGTCGTCGACCGCATGCTTCAGCTCGCCGAAGTCCGGAAAGACGACGTGATCTACGATCTGGGCTGCGGCGACGGCCGCATTCTTATTACCGCGGCGAAAAGATACGGCGCGAGAGGAGTCGGTGTCGATATGAATCCGCTATTGGTGGATGAGGCCAGGCGCAAGGCTGCCGAGGAGGGCGTGAGCCACCTGGTCGAGTTCCGCGCCGGAGACGGATTGCAGGTGGATATTTCCGCGGCGACGGTGGTGACCCTTTACATGTACAAATGGTTCAACAATGAGATGCGCCCGAAGCTGCAGCGGCTAAAGCCCGGCTCGCGGGTGGTCGCTCACGACTACGACATCGACGACTGGAAGCCGACAAAAATCGAGACCGTGGATGTGAGCGCGGATCCATCATCATCCGAATACCACGGCACCCGCACGCTTTACTTGTGGAAGGTCGAGGCGCAACCCGCCGCTCCGTAA
- a CDS encoding alpha/beta hydrolase codes for MEDKVQHASVNGIRLAYEKTGAGYPLLLIHGFPRDRRLWRKVTPGLAERFSVVAMDRRGYGESDRPPDAAGYDNRTMAADALGLARSLGWEKFMVVGHDRGAPVAQRLAADRPENIAALVMLDCLPFGLRDDRPRDPSGRGWYMDFFRQRGVAEKIIGQDPRLFFSLFLQRHSHLTPEEQENFLAPFCRPGSVAAVLADYRHALEDDAAYWKDWFQSGNKITTPVCALWSERGPVARQAVLEAWRAAARDVRGAVISNCAHYLQEEQPDAVVEQILRFADEIGIS; via the coding sequence GTGGAAGACAAAGTCCAGCATGCCTCCGTCAATGGAATTCGCCTTGCGTACGAGAAGACGGGCGCCGGTTACCCGCTGCTGCTGATTCATGGCTTCCCGCGCGACCGGCGTCTGTGGCGCAAGGTGACGCCAGGTTTAGCGGAACGGTTCAGTGTAGTCGCCATGGACCGGCGCGGCTACGGCGAATCCGATCGGCCACCGGACGCCGCAGGCTACGACAACCGGACGATGGCGGCGGATGCGCTGGGTTTGGCGCGCTCGCTTGGATGGGAGAAGTTCATGGTGGTCGGCCACGACCGGGGCGCGCCCGTCGCGCAGAGATTGGCCGCCGACCGCCCGGAAAATATCGCCGCCCTCGTCATGCTCGACTGTCTCCCTTTCGGGTTGAGGGATGACCGCCCGCGAGATCCGAGCGGACGCGGTTGGTACATGGATTTTTTTCGCCAGAGAGGCGTCGCCGAAAAAATCATCGGACAAGACCCGCGTCTGTTCTTCTCGTTGTTTTTGCAGCGTCACTCTCATCTGACGCCGGAGGAGCAGGAAAATTTTTTGGCGCCCTTCTGCCGCCCCGGCTCGGTCGCGGCCGTCCTCGCGGACTATCGACACGCCCTGGAAGACGACGCGGCGTACTGGAAAGACTGGTTTCAGAGCGGGAACAAGATCACGACCCCGGTCTGCGCACTCTGGTCGGAGAGAGGCCCGGTTGCCCGGCAAGCCGTGCTGGAAGCTTGGCGCGCGGCCGCGCGCGACGTGCGCGGCGCGGTGATTTCCAACTGCGCCCATTATCTACAGGAAGAGCAGCCGGACGCCGTCGTCGAGCAGATCTTGCGCTTCGCCGACGAGATAGGTATTTCATAG